A genomic window from Silene latifolia isolate original U9 population chromosome Y, ASM4854445v1, whole genome shotgun sequence includes:
- the LOC141631801 gene encoding uncharacterized protein LOC141631801: MQSKGRNDGSARKDQEHKPERDLPPPPPIYEVKFINGGSEICSLTSLAAMKVARETKIKSPFNPRTLPQITFDEIDMQGIPDLYHDGLVITMQLGTTRVLRTLIDGGSSVNLIILDVLKAMKISEDQITMKSSVLVGFRGATRNTLGEIYQPKYVKGVASYEIFGVLDCLSSYNAILGRPWIHNVKVIPSTYHQYVKIPAQWGITTIKGEQKSAQECYAEALKPTTTYPDIYVLVGLDALHAVRPDLLLPINSILTQLSSLCSKKRHKFAPERNTIINEEVDKHLDMGMIREVMYPEWLANVVVV, from the exons ATGCAATCAAAAGGCAGAAATGACGGCTCAGCCAGGAAAGACCAAGAACACAAGCCTGAACGTGATCTGCCTCCTCCGCCACCAATTTATGaggtcaaattcataaatggcggGTCAGAAATATGCAGCCTGACTAGCTTAGCAGCAATGAAAGTGGCCAGGGAGACAAAGATAAAATCACCATTCAATCCCAGAACCCTACCCCAAATTACCTTTGATGAAATTGACATGCAAGGAATTCCTGACCTCTACCATGACGGCCTGGTCATAACAATGCAACTTGGCACTACTCGAGTATTAAGGACCCTTATTGATGGAGGAAGTTCAGTAAACCTCATCATTCTTGACGTTCTAAAGGCAATGAAGATCAGTGAGGATCAAATTACAATGAAGTCAAGCGTCCTGGTAGGATTCAGGGGAGCGACCAGGAATACCCTTGGAGAGATCTACCAACCAAAATATGTGAAAGGAGTAGCATCCTATGAAATATTTGGAGTCCTAGATTGCCTGTCTTCTTACAATGCAATTCTTGGTAGGCCTTGGATCCACAATGTAAAAGTCATCCCTTCAACATACCACCAATACGTCAAGATTCCCGCTCAATGGGGGATAACAACaatcaaaggtgaacaaaaatccgCTCAGGAATGTTATGCTGAGGCTCTGAAACCTACCACAACAT ACCCTGACATATATGTTTTAGTAGGATTAGATGCCCTTCACGCTGTCAGGCCAGATCTG TTATTACCTATAAACTCAATATTGACACAACTTTCAAGCCTGTGCAGCAAAAAAAGGCACAAGTTTGCCCCTGAACGCAACACAATCATTAATGAAGAGGTAGACAAACATCTAGACATGGGCATGATCAgggaagtcatgtaccctgaatGGTTGGCAAATGTGGTGGTAGTATAG